A section of the Humulus lupulus chromosome 2, drHumLupu1.1, whole genome shotgun sequence genome encodes:
- the LOC133814093 gene encoding uncharacterized protein LOC133814093 → MKVIICILQHEIEVEVGHQEQIIEIKRKIEQHLGIAMSSQTLSILGWELFDELYMKDYPIITEGTRIDLTIQCMEQPPHHPILSQPNKIQILVKLSSRQHHMEVDRAEIVHSLKEKIHIIDGTPMKRMSLFFSGTELEDDFCKLSEYGVCEFSEIIVLRKSANSLRDDGDDELPSRRLSIVVQTSSSLLNAACIPLKMSDSSTVNELRELLLSGKILPLDDYLFIHKQRIMRDCSSLRWHGVEDGDFLYVFKGTVTRGESSSF, encoded by the coding sequence ATGAAAGTCATTATTTGTATATTGCAACATGAAATTGAGGTAGAAGTGGGACACCAAGAACAAATTATTGAAATCAAAAGGAAGATAGAACAACACTTGGGCATTGCAATGAGTTCACAAACTCTTTCCATACTTGGATGGGAGTTATTTGATGAACTATACATGAAAGACTATCCAATCATCACCGAAGGAACAAGAATTGATCTCACCATACAATGCATGGAACAACCTCCACATCATCCTATTCTAAGCCAACCCAATAAGATTCAAATTCTTGTAAAGCTTTCATCTAGACAACATCACATGGAAGTGGACAGAGCAGAGATTGTTCATAGCCTCAAAGAGAAAATCCACATCATTGATGGAACACCTATGAAAAGAATGTCACTCTTCTTTTCAGGAACAGAATTAGAAGATGATTTTTGCAAGCTAAGCGAGTATGGAGTATGCGAGTTCTCTGAGATTATTGTGCTGCGCAAGTCTGCAAATAGCCTAAgagatgatggtgatgatgagcTTCCTTCAAGAAGATTGAGCATAGTGGTGCAAACTTCATCGAGTTTGCTTAATGCTGCATGCATTCCTTTGAAGATGAGTGACTCTAGCACTGTTAATGAGTTGAGGGAACTGCTTTTGAGTGGGAAAATTCTTCCTTTGGATGATTATTTGTTCATACACAAACAAAGGATCATGCGTGATTGTTCTAGCTTAAGGTGGCATGGAGTTGAAGATGGAGATTTCTTATATGTATTTAAGGGAACTGTCACTCGTGGTGAATCTTCTTCATTCTGA